The window TATTAGACGCAAGTGCTGATGATTTGTCCCAAGATGAGATTGTAAAAAAAATTGCCGATAGTCAGCCTGAGTTTGTCGGCATTAGCGGCACGACACCTTTGTATAGTCAAATCACTTCACTTTCTAAAAAGATTAAAGACGCTATTCCTAATGTCACGGTTATTTTAGGTGGTCCTCATGTAAGTGCGCTTCCAATTCCAAGCCTTAATACAAGTGCGGCAGATTTTATTTGTATTGGTGAGGGAGAAGAATCGGTTGTTTCTATTGTTGACACGGTTATTAATAGAACGGATCCGTCTAAAATACCAGGTATTGCTTATAAATCAAATGGCGATGGAGTAGTTACCCAAAAGCATCGTTTGCGATTGAATCAACCTATTCAAACAACCATTCGTGCTGTTGATTTGAATGTTTGCCCGATTCCTGCCCGTGACATCTATGACCACAGTAAATATGTTGATTACGCTCGAGGAATAGTATCATCACAAACGGGTGCCATGTTCTCCCGTGGTTGTCCAGGCAAATGTGCGTTTTGTGGCGCAGCAAACACATTGGTTAGATGGAGAAATCTTGATAATGTTATTGCAGAGTTAAAACAGATTCAAGACATGGGTATTTCCAATCTATTCGTGATGGATGATACATACACCAATCAAAAAAAGCGTGTTCTTGATTTAAGTAAAAGAATCGTGGAAAGCGGAATCAAATTGAATATCAGTGTCCAACTTCGTCTTGACCAAAT of the Nitrospirota bacterium genome contains:
- a CDS encoding B12-binding domain-containing radical SAM protein → MARFSLINPNDAACYTFSRARTRRIPLGQAYIAAALKRAGHSVWVLDASADDLSQDEIVKKIADSQPEFVGISGTTPLYSQITSLSKKIKDAIPNVTVILGGPHVSALPIPSLNTSAADFICIGEGEESVVSIVDTVINRTDPSKIPGIAYKSNGDGVVTQKHRLRLNQPIQTTIRAVDLNVCPIPARDIYDHSKYVDYARGIVSSQTGAMFSRGCPGKCAFCGAANTLVRWRNLDNVIAELKQIQDMGISNLFVMDDTYTNQKKRVLDLSKRIVESGIKLNISVQLRLDQIDKEVCDAMYASGVKYVGPGIESGSEKIMKAIGKGPRESKEHMREKIRLLKEYDWIIRCSYVFGMVGETEKDIMETIEFAKELDANESAFSILTPYPDSPLWNLALKMGKVDEYMDFNRFLYYHTVGCNLSEVPTDRLLELHELAYNTVKSTAYTLHTLRPN